The stretch of DNA TTTAGATATAAGCACTCCATTTAAAGCACCAACCACTAATCCAACTATCAAAGCTACAGGTATTGCTATAATAGAATCTACTCCACTTGCTAGCATCATAGCTGCAACTGCTCCAGAAAATCCTAAAATCGAGCCTACGGATAAATCTATTCCTCCTGTTAGTATTACAAAGGTCATACCTGTTGCAATAACAGCATTAATTGAGGTTTGTCTTAGAATGTTGAGTATATTCGAAGTTGTCATAAATCTGCTATTTATAAATGCTACTATAACTGAAAACACTATAAGTCCAATCAAGGACTGAAACTTAGATATATCTATTTTTTTCATAAATCACACTCCTGCTCCTATAGCTAGTCTCATAATTTCATTAGAGTTAGCTTTGTCTCTGCTGAGTACCCCAGCAATTTTACCTTCGCTCATGACCATAATTCTATCGCACACACCCAGTAGCTCAGGTATCTCAGAAGAAATCATAAGGATTCCCAGTCCATTTCTTTTAAATTCATTCATGAGTTCATAAATTTCTTTTTTTGCGCCTACATCTACTCCTCTAGTAGGCTCATCCATAATAAGTATCTTTGGCTGAGTTGATAGAGATTTCGCAATAGATACTTTCTGCTGGTTTCCTCCGCTGAGTAGCTTTACGCTCTGGTCTAAGGATGGAGTTTTTATTCTCATAGCATCCTTATAGTGAAGAACACTTTCTTTTTCCTGTTTTTTGTTTATAAGCTGACCTTTTGAAAAGCGTCCTAGAGATGAAATAGTGACATTCTTTGCAACTGACATGCCTAAAACTAGCCCTTCTTTTTTTCTATCCTCAGAAACATACACTATGCCTTGGCTTAGTGCTTGTTTTTCGTTTTTGGCTTCAAACTTTACACCATCTAGCATAATATCTTTTATTTCACATTTGATGCTTCCATATATGGATTTTGCAAGCTCGGTTCTGCCTGCCCCCATAAGTCCTGCAACACCTAATATTTCACCTTTCTTAACCACAAAGCTAATATCAGATACAAATTCATTTTTAATATTTTTAACTTCCATCAAGGTTTCATCGCTCAGTGGAGCTATATATGGATATTGTTCTTCTAGCTTTCTTCCTACCATTTTTTCAATGAGGATGGTTTCATCCATCTCAGATACTGGCATCTCATCTATAAACTGTCCATCTCTCAAAATAGTAATATCATCACAAATCTGAAATATCTCAGGAAGACGATGAGAAATATAAACTACACTCTTACCTTCACTAACTAGTTCTTTTATAACTTTGAACAAACTCTCTGCCTCAGAATCCGTAAGTGCATCTGTTGGCTCGTCCATAATTATTATTTGTGCATCGAAAGATAGAGCTTTGGCTATTTCAACCATCTGCTTTTGTCCTATGCTCAGTGAACCAACTTTGGTCTTTGGATTAATATCCATGCCTAGCTTATCTAAGAGCCTTCTGGATTCATCATGAAGATTCTTCCATGATATTCTTCCTCCACTTGATGGATATCTTCCCATAAATATATTTTCTGCAACAGACATTTCCTCTATCAAGTTAAGCTCTTGGTGAATTATCGCTATACCTTTTTGCATGGCATCCTTTGGGTTTGCTACTTCCAAGGGAGCATTATTATAATAAAGCTCTCCTGAAGTTTTTTTATAGACTCCTGATAAAATCTTCATAAGAGTAGATTTTCCTGCTCCGTTTTCACCCAGAAGTGCCATAACCTTTCCTTTGTAGACATTTAGATTTACATTATCCAAAGCCTTTACCCCAGGAAATTCCTTTGTTATATTTTCCATTCTCAGTATTACTTCTCTCATGTTATTCACCTTCAAAATTCACTCCAGATTGCAGGATAATGTTTGCATAAGGGGTACATTCTCCTGTTCTTACTATTGCTTTACTGCTAGAGCTGAGCTTTTTAAAATACTCATGTGACACAAACTCTATCTCTATTTTTTTATCATTTAGAATTTCTTTTATTTTTTTAAGCACTTCAGGGTTATTCTCTTTTATTTCCTCAGCCAAAATCACTTTTTCCATCACCATGTTTGAAGCTATAAGTGCTAGAGTAGCATCAAAGGAAGGTAATCCTTTTTCTAATGCCAAATCTATTCTCTTTACAGCAGCTGGAATAGGAAGCCCTGCATCTGCAATAACTAATTGATCCGTATGTCCCATAGCTGCCAGTACAGAAATTATTTCTGAGTTTAGTAATCTACCTCTTATCATATTAGACCCCTTTCCTTTAAATCCTCTAGTGTAGGCAGTGAGCTTTGTGCCCCTAATTTTGTAACTGTATAGGCTGCAACCTTTGTTGCAAATTCCATTGCTTCATTAATAAGAACTCCCTTTGATATCTCGCATACAAGAGCTCCCATATAGCTGTCCCCTGCCGCTGTGGTGTCTATTGCATCAACCTTAAGAGCTGGCACATAGTATTTCGAAGCTTTATCATAATACCAAGAACCTTTAGTCCCAAGAGTAACCACTAGTTCTTTAACTTTTAGCTTATCATAGCCCTTATCAAGTGATTCTTCAGCTTCAAATGCTATACCTGAAAGAGATTCAAACTCTGTTTCATTTACAACTAGCAAATCTACATCTTTTAGCAAGTCTTCATCTAAATGAGTAGCTGGAGACGGGTTAAGTACAGTGTATATATTTCTTGCTTTAGCTTGCTTTATTATTTCAGCTACAGTATCAAGTGGTATCTCTAGCTGAAGCACTACAATATCTATATCATCAAACCAAGATGGCTTAATCATATCTGGTTTTAGTAGACCATTTGTTCCTGCTATTACCACTATTGAATTGTCTGCTGACTCATTTACCATAATAAGGGCTGTCCCTGTAGGCGCTTTGTCAGTTTTCATCACTTTATCCGTAACGCCCATTTGCTTTAGGTT from Acetoanaerobium noterae encodes:
- a CDS encoding sugar ABC transporter ATP-binding protein; translation: MREVILRMENITKEFPGVKALDNVNLNVYKGKVMALLGENGAGKSTLMKILSGVYKKTSGELYYNNAPLEVANPKDAMQKGIAIIHQELNLIEEMSVAENIFMGRYPSSGGRISWKNLHDESRRLLDKLGMDINPKTKVGSLSIGQKQMVEIAKALSFDAQIIIMDEPTDALTDSEAESLFKVIKELVSEGKSVVYISHRLPEIFQICDDITILRDGQFIDEMPVSEMDETILIEKMVGRKLEEQYPYIAPLSDETLMEVKNIKNEFVSDISFVVKKGEILGVAGLMGAGRTELAKSIYGSIKCEIKDIMLDGVKFEAKNEKQALSQGIVYVSEDRKKEGLVLGMSVAKNVTISSLGRFSKGQLINKKQEKESVLHYKDAMRIKTPSLDQSVKLLSGGNQQKVSIAKSLSTQPKILIMDEPTRGVDVGAKKEIYELMNEFKRNGLGILMISSEIPELLGVCDRIMVMSEGKIAGVLSRDKANSNEIMRLAIGAGV
- the rbsD gene encoding D-ribose pyranase — encoded protein: MIRGRLLNSEIISVLAAMGHTDQLVIADAGLPIPAAVKRIDLALEKGLPSFDATLALIASNMVMEKVILAEEIKENNPEVLKKIKEILNDKKIEIEFVSHEYFKKLSSSSKAIVRTGECTPYANIILQSGVNFEGE
- the rbsK gene encoding ribokinase, producing the protein MKKILVIGSLNMDQVTKVHHTPKVGETVVGNGLELIAGGKGANQAVAMGKLGADVTMIGMVGTDDFASQLLDNLKQMGVTDKVMKTDKAPTGTALIMVNESADNSIVVIAGTNGLLKPDMIKPSWFDDIDIVVLQLEIPLDTVAEIIKQAKARNIYTVLNPSPATHLDEDLLKDVDLLVVNETEFESLSGIAFEAEESLDKGYDKLKVKELVVTLGTKGSWYYDKASKYYVPALKVDAIDTTAAGDSYMGALVCEISKGVLINEAMEFATKVAAYTVTKLGAQSSLPTLEDLKERGLI